A genomic segment from Enoplosus armatus isolate fEnoArm2 chromosome 12, fEnoArm2.hap1, whole genome shotgun sequence encodes:
- the rrbp1a gene encoding ribosome-binding protein 1a: MDIYDPQTLGIMVFGGFMVISALGIALVSTFSMKETSYEEALAKQRRELGNIQSARSDKKKKDKVSEKKSRGKKKEEKPNGKIPEPEKSQEEAESDDTVIEPAAAPVVAAAPVLAPEPVPVPAFEIKPTAAPADTQPKTAAEPSPALPEPSPAPSPKEKKKKKVAKIEPASIQSAPLVAAPAPVKPSAVPVSTQAPVSASAPAKNAPASTKSASASVKSAPAPASAKSAPSPTPASSKSAPVSTKPAKSAATSAKSSPAPSKTAPVLEAVTKDVPVMAVPPVGSQQAPAVAGKGQEPKKKASKKKTEPVVAVDSADAPLYLPYKALVSTISSMVFSEGEAHRLIEILSEKVGIIQDTWHMATQKGDPVAMLKKQLEEREKQLAAEQEDTSAAKNRLRELTKELSAEKSKVASVETRLSSQLSKREQETIALQARMQASYQDHVAQTQGLNAKILSLQDQLEKGPNAQLACLQQENSILRDALNQATSQAESKQNAELAKVRQECTKLTKELGEKTESLLADEHIRKGLEAKVSATEKQLSLLQASHAESEQALQRRLEEVCEELRTTQSRNSSLQATLDNAQQDSSALSEFQVRIGSLEAEISERSAQVDALTAQLEETQAEKSQLVQQAASINSLLEASQTKMEDDNNQVSAAELEQLKLGLQERDNQLSTLHDELKQLQVKQEAAENTIVELQQRNKSEDASLITSLQDELKTLKEEMVQLNNTPQSDSSAELGLLQNSLTEKDALVTSLQEELREVREKTTTDAQNVMAELIAFQTATKETLQILFPQIPVESEQSNWLQVFTQKAREALSQQSQESQSSTALPELLEKLKESEESHGSLQAECEQYRTVLAETEGMLKHLQMSVEEEELVWKSKMANSEEQLREALEKASKLEAENQSVEQLKEQMMLVEAQLEKQTDNQETSEEMEQLKLQLSECQSQLDVAQKETQAHKEELAQVREQLGEITMQAQREQNGPSEAQPSQVQNELSQTTEKLQEEVAQRQQLLEECEQAQKTITELQAQLDLLKVSAESPQAEEDVAQLKERLEKEKKLSKDLGQAATKLQQLLKATQEQLTKERDTVRTLQEHLEGKGEYVELKEGTSV; the protein is encoded by the exons ATGGATATCTACGACCCCCAGACCCTTGGGATAATGGTGTTTGGTGGATTCATGGTGATCTCTGCTCTCGGGATTGCTCTTGTCTCCACCTTCTCCATGAAGGAGACCTCTTATGAGGAGGCCCTGGCTAAACAACGCAGAGAGTTGGGTAATATACAGTCTGCTCGCtctgacaaaaagaagaaggacAAAGTATCTGAGAAGAAGAGCCgtggaaagaagaaagaagaaaagcccAATGGAAAGATCCCAGAGCCTGAAAAAAGTCAAGAGGAAGCTGAATCGGATGACACAGTCATTGAGCCTGCTGCTGCCCCAGTTGTAGCTGCTGCTCCTGTTCTTGCCCCTGagcctgtccctgtccctgccTTTGAGATTAAACCAACTGCAGCCCCAGCGGACACCCAGCCCAAGACTGCTGCTGAACCTAGCCCTGCTCTTCCTGAGCCCTCACCTGCTCCCTCAcctaaagagaagaagaagaagaaggtggcTAAGATTGAGCCAGCCTCTATCCAATCGGCTCCCCTTGTGGCTGCCCCTGCACCTGTCAAGCCCTCTGCAGTCCCTGTATCAACCCAGGCCCCTGTGTCTGCATCTGCCCCAGCCAAGAATGCCCCTGCATCAACTAAATCTGCCTCTGCATCAGTTAAGTCGGCTCCTGCCCCTGCATCAGCCAAATCTGCCCCTTCCCCTACTCCAGCGTCATCAAAATCTGCCCCTGTGTCAACCAAACCTGCCAAGTCTGCTGCAACCTCAGCCAAGTCTTCACCAGCTCCATCCAAGACTGCCCCAGTGCTGGAGGCTGTCACTAAAGACGTTCCAGTGATGGCAGTGCCCCCAGTGGGATCTCAGCAGGCTCCTGCTGTTGCAGGAAAAGGACAAGAGCCCAAGAAGAAGGCCTCCAAGAAAAAGACAGAGCCTG TGGTAGCTGTGGATTCTGCTGATGCTCCTCTGTACCTGCCCTACAAGGCTCTGGTGTCCACCATCAGTAGCATGGTGTTCAGTGAGGGAGAGGCTCATAGGCTCATCGAGATCCTGTCTGAGAAAGTCGGCATCATTCAGGACACCTGGCACATG GCCACTCAGAAAGGAGACCCAGTGGCCATGCTGAAGAAACAActagaggagagggagaaacagctggCAGCAGAACAAGAGGACACTTCTGCAGCGAAGAACCGTCTCAGAGAACTCACCAAG GAGCTGTCTGCTGAGAAGTCCAAGGTGGCCAGTGTGGAGACAAGGCTGAGTTCCCAGCTGAGTAAGAGGGAGCAAGAAACGATTGCTTTGCAAGCTCGCATGCAGGCCAGTTACCAGGACCATGTCGCCCAGACCCAGGGGCTCAATGCAAAG ATCCTCAGTCTGCAGGACCAGCTGGAAAAAGGACCCAATGCCCAGCTGGCCTGTCTACAGCAGGAGAACTCCATTCTCCGCGACGCCCTCAATCAAGCCACGAGTCAGGCTGAGAGCAA ACAAAATGCTGAGTTGGCCAAGGTGCGTCAGGAATGCACAAAGTTAACCAAGGAACttggagagaagacagaaagtcTGCTTGCTGATGAGCACATCAGGAAAGGGCTGGAGGCCAAAGTCTCTGCGACGGAGAAGCAGCTCTCCCTACTGCAG GCCAGCCATGCGGAGAGCGAGCAGGCGTTACAGAGGAGATTGGAGGAGGTGTGCGAGGAGCTCAGAACTACTCAGAGTAgaaacagcagcctgcaggcCACTTTGGACAATGCCCAGCAGGACAGCAGCGCACTCTCAG AGTTTCAGGTGCGTATTGGGAGTTTGGAGGCTGAGATCAGCgagcgctctgctcaggtgGATGCCCTCACTGCACAGTTGGaggagacacaggcagagaaaagcCAGCTTGTACAGCAGGCGGCCTCCATCAACTCACTGCTGGAGGCCAGTCAGACCAAAATGGAGGATGATAACAATCAG GTGAGCGCTGCAGAACTGGAACAGTTGAAGCTCGG CCTTCAGGAGAGAGACAACCAGTTGAGCACACTTCACGATGAACTGAAGCAACTGCAGGTGAAGCAGGAAGCTGCT GAGAACACTATTGTTGAGCTACAGCAAAGAAATAAGAG tgaGGATGCCAGCCTCATCACATCACTTCAGGATGAACTTAAAACCCTCAAAGAAGAGATGGTGCAACTTAACAACACACCA CAGTCAGATAGCTCTGCAGAGCTCGGCCTACTACAGAACAG CCTGACTGAGAAGGATGCCCTTGTCACATCCCTACAAGAGGAGCTGAGAGAAGTGAGGGAAAAGACGACCACTGATGCA CAGAACGTTATGGCAGAACTGATAGCTTTTCAAACTGCCACCAAAGAAACTCTACAGATACTCTTCCCACAGATACCCGTAGAGAGCGAGCAG TCCAACTGGTTACAAGTATTTACGCAGAAAGCTCGGGAGGCTCTCAGCCAGCAGAGCCAGGAGTCTCAGTCAAGCACAGCGTTGCCT gaGTTGCTCGAGAAACTGAAGGAGTCTGAGGAGAGCCATGGCTCCCTGCAGGCTGAATGTGAACAGTACAGGACAGTCCTGGCTGAAACA GAAGGAATGTTGAAACATCTGCAGATGagtgtggaggaagaagagctggTTTGGAAGTCCAAGATGGCTAACTCAGAGGAACAGCTGAGGGAG GCTTTGGAGAAGGCCAGCAAGCTGGAGGCAGAAAACCAAAGTGTAGAACAG TTGAAGGAGCAGATGATGCTTGTGGAAGCTCAGCTGGAGAAGCAGACCGATAACCAGGAGACCTCGGAGGAGATGGAGCAG ctgaagctgcagctgtcagagtgTCAGAGCCAGCTGGATGTGGCCCAGAAGGAGACCCAGGCACACAAGGAGGAGCTTGCACAG GTCAGAGAGCAGCTGGGCGAGATCACGATGCAGGCTCAGCGAGAACAGAATGGCCCATCTGAGGCTCAACCCAGTCAG GTCCAGAACGAGTTGAGTCAGACAACTgagaagctgcaggaggaggtggctCAGAGACAGCAGCTCTTGGAAGAGTGCGAGCAG GCCCAGAAGACTATAACAGAACTTCAGGCTCAGCTGGATCTTCTGAAGGTTTCTGCAGAGTCACCACAAGCTGAAGAAGATGTTGCTCAGCTCAAG GAGCGcttggagaaggagaagaagctgTCCAAAGACCTGGGCCAAGCAGCCACCA